Proteins encoded together in one Triticum dicoccoides isolate Atlit2015 ecotype Zavitan chromosome 7B, WEW_v2.0, whole genome shotgun sequence window:
- the LOC119337482 gene encoding pyruvate dehydrogenase E1 component subunit beta-1, mitochondrial has translation MLGAARRSGCVLGQLMQSLRPAATAARSYSATPKEMTVREALNSALDEEMSADPSVFLMGEEVGEYQGAYKITKGLLDKYGPDRVLDTPITEAGFTGIGVGAAYQGLRPVVEFMTFNFSMQAIDHIINSAAKSNYMSAGQISVPIVFRGPNGAAAGVGAQHSQCYAAWYAHVPGLKVLTPYSAEDARGLLKAAIRDPDPVVFLENELLYGESFPIKAEVLDSSFSVPIGKAKIEREGKDVTITAFSKMVGYALQAAEILSKEGISAEVINLRSIRPLDRAAINASVRKTNRLVTVEEGFPQHGVGAEICMSVVEDSFEYLDAPVERIAGADVPMPYAANLERLAVPQVEDIVRAAKRACYRSSSMAANA, from the exons ATGCTGGGCGCCGCGAGGAGATCCGGATGC GTGCTGGGGCAACTGATGCAGTCCCTCCGCCCGGCGGcaacggcggcgaggagctactCCGCGACCCCGAAGGAG ATGACTGTGCGTGAAGCATTGAATTCCGCTCTTGACGAGGAGATGTCTGCCGACCCTTCTGTTTTCTTAATGGGAGAAGAG GTTGGAGAGTACCAAGGTGCGTACAAG ATAACAAAGGGTTTGCTGGACAAGTATGGTCCCGACAGGGTTCTCGATACACCAATCACAGAG GCTGGTTTTACTGGCATTGGCGTTGGTGCTGCCTACCAAGGTCTTAGACCTGTAGTAGAGTTCATGACATTTAACTTCTCGATGCAG GCAATTGATCACATCATCAATTCAGCTGCCAAATCAAACTACATGTCAGCTGGTCAGATATCCGTTCCTATTGTTTTTCGAGGACCAAATGGGGCAGCTGCTGGAGTTGGtgctcaacactcgcag TGCTATGCAGCATGGTATGCCCATGTTCCAGGATTGAAGGTCCTAACTCCCTATTCTGCAGAAGATGCTCGAGGCTTGCTAAAAGCAGCAATCAGGGATCCAGACCCTGTTGTTTTCCTGGAAAATGAACTACT CTATGGTGAATCGTTTCCTATTAAGGCTGAAGTACTTGATTCTAGCTTCAGTGTCCCAATTGGCAAAGCTAAG ATAGAACGGGAAGGAAAAGATGTTACAATTACTGCATTCTCTAAGATGGTTGGGTATGCTCTTCAG GCTGCAGAGATACTGTCCAAGGAGGGAATCAGTGCTGAG GTGATCAACCTTCGGTCAATTAGACCATTGGATAGAGCTGCTATCAATGCATCCGTTAGGAAAACCAACAGATTGGTTACCGTTGAAGAAGGCTTTCCACAACATGGTGTTGGTGCTGAAAtatg CATGTCCGTAGTGGAGGACAGCTTTGAGTATCTTGATGCACCAGTTGAGAGGATTGCCGGAGCTGATGTACCGATGCCCTATGCGGCAAACCTTGAAAGATTGGCAGTTCCACAG GTTGAGGACATCGTCCGTGCAGCAAAGCGAGCTTGCTACAGATCATCATCCATGGCGGCAAACGCCTAA